A region of the Sphingobium yanoikuyae genome:
TCAGTTCCGACCGCGTGTCGCAGACGATCGACGGCATTCCGCTCAATGACTCGGGCAATTACGCGCTCTACACCAACCAGCAGCTCGACCCGGAAATCATCGAGGCGGCGACCGTCAGCCTGGGCTCCACAGACGTCGACAGCCCGACCGCCTCGGCCGCCGGCGGCACGATCAACATCCGCTCGCTGATGCCATCGGACGAGATGGGCGCGATGATCAGCGCCAGCTATGGCAATATCGTCGCCCGCGGCAATGACGATGATCGCGCCTATCACCGCATCTTCGGCATGTTCCAGACCGGCGTCTTCACGCCCTTTGGCACCAAGGCCTGGTTCTCCGCCTCGCGCGCGACCAACAAGTCGACCTACACCAATTATGGCGGCGTCGATAAGCAGCAATATAATGGCAAGATCTACCAGCCGATCGGCAGCAATGGCGACTTCATCGCGCTGGCGGGCCATTACAATCAGAACCGCAACACCTTCAACGGTTCAACCTATACCACCGCGACCTTCCCCGGCACGACCGACGGCCGCTTCTACGACACCGCGACCTGCACCGTGGACACGCCGCAGACCGGCGTCACCAACTATGCCAATAGCTGCGGCTCGGCGTTCGAGCGGCGCTACAACCCCTCCAACACTGGCAATGTCCGGCTCAACTCGCGCTTCACCCTGGCCAGCGGCCTCACGCTGACGGTCGATCCCAGCTTCCAATATACCAAGGCCAATGGCGGCGGCACATCCTATGCCTATGAAGGGGCCAGCGCCGATGGCAATACGGGCGGTTATTATCTCAAGGACAGCCGCAACACCGCCACCAGCAGCTCGACCCAATATTATTATGTCGGCGGCGTGGACCTGAACGGCGATGGCGACACGCAGGATTTCGTGCGCGTCCTGTCACCCAGCCAGACCGTGACCAAACGCTATGGCGTGATCGCCAACCTGTCCTACGACATCGACCCCGACAATCGCCTGCGCCTGTCCTACACTTATGACCGTGCCCGTCATCGCCAGACCGGCGAAGCCGGCTATCTGGAACTGGACGGCGATCCGGTCGACGTCTTCCCGATCAACAATCCGATCGTCGATGCCGACGGCAATGTCGTGCAGAAGCGCAACCGGCTATCCTATGCCACGCTGAACCAGATTTCGGGCGAATATCGCGGTTCCTATCTCGACGATCAGGTCATCCTGCTGCTGGGCGCGCGCATGCCCTTCTTCAGTCGCGATCTCAATCAATATTGCGTCACCACCGACGCATTGGGCAACGTCAACTGCCCGGCGACCCAGGCCGGCATCGATGCCCAGCTTGCCGCCAACAGCGCCTATGCCGCGCCGCAGTCGCGCAAGTTCGACTATAACAAGCTGCTGCCCAACCTTGGCGTCACCTACAAGTTCACCAGCAAGGCCAGCATCTTCACCAGCTATGCCAAGAACCTGTCCGTGCCCGGCACCGACGCCCTCTATGGCGCGCTCTATTTCGACGAAGGTTCCAGCTCGGGCAATCCCAAGCCGGAAACGTCAGACGCGTTCGGCCTTGGCGTGCGCTATCAGTCGGGTATCGTCCAGGCGCAGCTGTCGGGCTGGTACACGCGCTACAACAACCGCCTGGCGACCGCCTATGACGCCGATTGCGATTGCAGCGTGACCCGCAACCTCGGCCGCGTCGACAAATATGGCGTCGACGGCAGCGTCGCGGTGCGGCCGGTCAAGGATCTGATGCTCTACGTCTTCGGCTCCTACCTCAAGTCGGAGATCAAGGACGATGTCCAGACCGGCGCCAGCACCTATGCCGCAACCGCCGGCAAGCGTGAGGCCGGCGCGCCGGTCTATACGCTGGGCAGTCGCATCCAGGGCACCCTCGGCCCGGTCGACCTCGGCCTCCAGATCAAGCGGACCGGCGAACGCTATGTCAACGACATCAACACGGTGAAGCTGCCCGGCTATACGCTGGTCGATCTCGACGCCCGCTTCTCGCTGGAGCAATGGGGCCTCAAGAAGACCTTCTTCCAGCTCAACGTCACCAACCTGTTCGACAAGGTCTATATCGGCTATTCGGGCACCGGCCTGACCAGCACCGCCACCACCGCCTATCTCGGCTCGCCCCGCGCGATCAGCGGATCGATGGTCGTGGCCTTCTGACCGGACGAAGGGGCGCCGGCATCGGCGGGCGCCTCTTTTTCCTTTCGCATCAGGATCAAGGCTGTGGCTTCGCGCGTGCCTTGGCCGGCAACGGCGCAAAAATGGGGTGAAAGCTGATTTCAACCCGTCGGTTCTGACGTTCGGCGACATTTGCGCCCGTGGCTATGCGCTGACGTGACGCTCCACGGGCTTTGATATCGATGTCAACTTCCGGAATGCCGTGCCCTGCCAAATAGGCCCGCACCACCTTTGCGCGCTTTCGCCCAAGCTCAGGATTTTCGCGCGTGTCGGCATGCCCTTCGATCACGGTTCGGCCATAGCCACAAGTCGCAGCAAGGCGACTGACCCGGTCAAGAATATTGCGCGCCTCTTCGTCCACATAGGCGATGTCGGAATCGAAGAAGATGATGAAGGGACCGGTGATACATTCAAAGCTGTTGGCCTGGCTGGGCAGCCCCAATGCGAGCAGCGCGCATGCTACGGATAGAATTTTCCCGGTTGAACACATATCGTTTCCGCCCCCCTCAGGCCGCTGATCATAAAACCCAAACCTGTAGCCGAGAAGCGATCAGCCAGACATCTTCATCGCCCCGTCCAGATAGTCGAGAAAAGCGCGCACCCGCGCAGCGGTGCGATCTTCTGCCGCGTAGAGGGCGTGAATATCCTCGCCGTCGCCGGGATTATAGTCGGCCAGCACTTCGACCAGGCGCCCCGCCCTGATGTCGCTGGCGACATGGAAATGGCCGTGCCGGGCGATGCCGCCGCCGGCGACCGCCATCTGCCGCACCACTTCGCCCGAATTGCCGTAGAAGCTGCCCTGCACCGGCCGCTGCACCAACTTTCCGCCGATGCGGAACGGCCAGCCGTCGATCGAGCGGCGGAAGCTGAAGCGCAGGCAATCATGATCGTCCAGATCGTCCGGCGTCTGCGGCGTGCCGCGCCGGGCGAGATAGGCCGGGCTCGCCACCAGCACCATGGCGCTATGGCCCAGCTTCTTCGCCCGCAGGCTGGTGTCGCGCAGCGGGCCGATGCGGATGGCGATGTCGGCCCGCTCCTCGACCAGATCGACGATCGTGTCGGACAGGGTCAGGTCCACCGTCACCGCCGGATACAGGTCACGGAAGCCGGGCAGGATCGGGATCAGGCATTCGATGCCGAAGGAGGGCGACGCGTTGATCCGCAGCAGCCCGCGCGGCGTCGTGCGATCCTCGCCCAGCCCCGCCTCCAGCGCCATCATGTCGCCCAGCAGCACCGCCATCCGGTCGCGATAGGTGACGCCTTCCGGCGTGAGCGCCAGCGCCCGCGTCGTCCGCCGCAGCAGGGTGACGCCCAGCCTTTGTTCCAGCCGCGCGATCGACCGGCTGACCGCCGATGGCGTCAGGCGCAAAGCCTTGGCCGCCGCCGCCAGACTGCCTTCACCCGCCACCATCAGGAAGGTTTCGATGTCCCCGAACCGATTATCCATGATTTCAAATCACTTCTGAAATGCGAAAGTGCAATCTAATCATCAATGCAAAATGCTCTATCTTGCTGTCAACTTCGCTGTCACTTTCAGAGGAATTCATCATGGATCTTCAGCTTTCGGGCAAGACCGCCCTCGTCACCGGATCGACTGCCGGCATCGGCTTCGCCATCGCCAAGCGCCTGGCTGAGGAAGGGGTCGAGGTCGTCATCACCGGCCGCAACCAGGCCAAGCTGGACGCTGCCGCCGCCGAATTGTCGCAGGCCGGCACCATCCGCCCGGTCCTGGCCGATCCCGCCACCGCTGCGGGCGCCGACGCGCTGATCGCCGCCGTCCCGGACATCGACATCCTGGTCAATAATCTCGGCATCTACGAGGCCAAGGACTTCACCGACATCACGGACGCGGACTGGCATCATCTGTTCGAGGTCAATGTCGTGAGCGGCGCCCGCCTTGCCCGCCATTATTTCCCGAAGATGCTGGCCAAGAACTGGGGCCGCATCCTGTTCATCGCCAGCGAAAGCGGCCTACTGCCGCCGGCCGAGATGATCCATTATGGCATGACCAAGTCGGCCCAGCTCGCCATTTCGCGGGGCCTTGCCGAACATACGCGCGGCACCGGCGTCACCGTCAATTCGGTGCTGCCCGGCCCGACGCGCTCGGAAGGCATTGTCGAATTCATCCGCTCCGTGGTCGAGAATAAGGACGCGTCCGAAGCCGAGCGCGAGGCCGAATTCTTCACCAAGCTGCGCCCGCTCTCGCTGATCAAGCGGCTGATCGAAGCCGATGAGGTCGGCGCGATGACCGCCTATCTCGCCAGCCCGCTGGCCGCCGCCACCAATGGCGCGGCCGTCAAGGTCGAAGGCGGCATGGTGCCCACCATCTACTGATGGCCCAGCGCCAACCTCGAAAAGCGGAGGTTTGCGCGCGCATCCATCACAATCCTGCTTGTGGCAACTGGCCCTGTCGCTCGTTTCCTCCTCTGCCTATGAGGATGGAAATGAGCGATACGGACTGCCTGCCCACCATCGACCAGGCGCTGGAACAGGATGGCTATGCCCGCCTGGCCGGCGCCGACCTGTTGCGCCAGCTGGATATCGGCGCGGCCGACTGGGCGCCTTTTGCCCGCAGTTGGGACGATCTTGGCCCCGACCTCTTCATGGCCGATGGCGGCCGTTATCGCCGCCGCCGCCACGCGACCTTTCGCTGCACGGCCGGTCAGTTCATCCGCCAGCCCCACCAGCCCCATTATCAGAGCCGCGACTATAACCCGCTGAACGGCGACGTGCAGCGCTGGTTCGATCCGGTCGAGGATGCCACGATCGCGCTGCCGGTGACGCAGGCGCTGCTCGCCTTCTGCGCCGGCCATTTCGATCCGGCGTCATCGGGCGACTGGCATGTCGAGATGCACCAGTTCCGGATCGAGGCGAAGCCGGGCGAGCTTGGCCGTCCTACGCCCGAGGGCATGCACCGCGACGGCGTCGACCGGGTCTTCGTGATGCTGGTCGAGCGCCGCAATGTGCGCGAGGGCGTCACCCGCATCGGCGCCGCCGACGGCACGCCGATGGGCGAATTCACCCTGGCCCAGCCGGGCGACGCGATGCTGATCGACGATCACCGCATCTTCCACGGCGTGACCGAAATCCACGCCGTCGACCCCGCCCAGCCCGCCTGGCGCGATGCGCTGGTGATTACCTTTGTAGCCAACAACTAAGCCCGTTCGTTTCGAGCGAAGTCGAGAAACGGCAAGCGCAGCGCTCTGCGCTTCTCGACACGCTCGAAGCGAACGGATCTTTGGTTCTCCGCCTTTACTTCAGCAACACCAGCTCTTCGGCCATGCTGGGGTGCAGCGCCACGGTATCGTCGAAATCCTGCTTGGTGAGTCCCGCCTTCACCGCGACGGCAGCTGCCTGCAGGATTTCCGGCGCATCCGGGCCGATCATGTGCAGGCCCACCACCTTGTTAGTGGTCGCGTCCACGACCATCTTATAGAGCGCCCGCTCGTCGCGCCCGGCCAACACATTCTTCATCGGTCGGAAGTCGGAGGTGTAGACCTTCACGGTGCCATATTTATTCTTGGCCTGCGCTTCGGTCAGGCCGACGCCGGCCAGCGGCGGATGGCTGAACACGGCCGAGGGCACACAGCTATAGTCGACGGTGCGCGGATTGTTACCGAACACAGTGTCGGCAAAGGCATGGCCCTCGCGGATCGCCACCGGGGTCAGTTGCAGCCGATCGGTGACGTCGCCCACCGCATAGATGCTCTCGCAGCTGGTGCGGCTATATTCATCGACCTTGATCGCGCCCTTATCGTCAATCTCGATGCCGGCATTCTCCAGCCCCAGCCCGTCGGTGTGCGGGCGGCGGCCGGTAGCGAACAGCACGATATCGGCCGCGACCGGATCGCCATTCCTGAAGTGGACGCACAAGGTGCCATCCTCCTTCTTCTCGATCTTCTCCATCTGCGCGTTGAAGCGGAAATTAATCCCCTTCATCGTCGAAATCTGGAGCAGGCGGTCGCGGATCTGCTCGTCATAGCCGCGCAGCAGCGTGCCACCCCGGTTGACCATCGTCACATGGCTGCCGAATTGATGGAAGATGCCGGCAAATTCATTGGCGATATAACCGCCGCCAACGATCACGATACGCTTGGGGCATTCGTCCAGGTGGAACACCTCGTTGGAGGTGATGCCATGTTCGGCGCCCTCCACCTCCGGGATCAG
Encoded here:
- a CDS encoding TonB-dependent receptor; protein product: MKQLLMCSAALVVAAAPAIALAQSTGSQDFEDSIIVTGAQGDQSVGGVKIPETPKAKVTLDQEIIARQRPGQAINETLNLVPGVSFSNQDPWGSLGGSFTVRGFSSDRVSQTIDGIPLNDSGNYALYTNQQLDPEIIEAATVSLGSTDVDSPTASAAGGTINIRSLMPSDEMGAMISASYGNIVARGNDDDRAYHRIFGMFQTGVFTPFGTKAWFSASRATNKSTYTNYGGVDKQQYNGKIYQPIGSNGDFIALAGHYNQNRNTFNGSTYTTATFPGTTDGRFYDTATCTVDTPQTGVTNYANSCGSAFERRYNPSNTGNVRLNSRFTLASGLTLTVDPSFQYTKANGGGTSYAYEGASADGNTGGYYLKDSRNTATSSSTQYYYVGGVDLNGDGDTQDFVRVLSPSQTVTKRYGVIANLSYDIDPDNRLRLSYTYDRARHRQTGEAGYLELDGDPVDVFPINNPIVDADGNVVQKRNRLSYATLNQISGEYRGSYLDDQVILLLGARMPFFSRDLNQYCVTTDALGNVNCPATQAGIDAQLAANSAYAAPQSRKFDYNKLLPNLGVTYKFTSKASIFTSYAKNLSVPGTDALYGALYFDEGSSSGNPKPETSDAFGLGVRYQSGIVQAQLSGWYTRYNNRLATAYDADCDCSVTRNLGRVDKYGVDGSVAVRPVKDLMLYVFGSYLKSEIKDDVQTGASTYAATAGKREAGAPVYTLGSRIQGTLGPVDLGLQIKRTGERYVNDINTVKLPGYTLVDLDARFSLEQWGLKKTFFQLNVTNLFDKVYIGYSGTGLTSTATTAYLGSPRAISGSMVVAF
- a CDS encoding OmpA family protein — translated: MGLPSQANSFECITGPFIIFFDSDIAYVDEEARNILDRVSRLAATCGYGRTVIEGHADTRENPELGRKRAKVVRAYLAGHGIPEVDIDIKARGASRQRIATGANVAERQNRRVEISFHPIFAPLPAKARAKPQP
- a CDS encoding LysR family transcriptional regulator, whose translation is MDNRFGDIETFLMVAGEGSLAAAAKALRLTPSAVSRSIARLEQRLGVTLLRRTTRALALTPEGVTYRDRMAVLLGDMMALEAGLGEDRTTPRGLLRINASPSFGIECLIPILPGFRDLYPAVTVDLTLSDTIVDLVEERADIAIRIGPLRDTSLRAKKLGHSAMVLVASPAYLARRGTPQTPDDLDDHDCLRFSFRRSIDGWPFRIGGKLVQRPVQGSFYGNSGEVVRQMAVAGGGIARHGHFHVASDIRAGRLVEVLADYNPGDGEDIHALYAAEDRTAARVRAFLDYLDGAMKMSG
- a CDS encoding SDR family NAD(P)-dependent oxidoreductase; translated protein: MDLQLSGKTALVTGSTAGIGFAIAKRLAEEGVEVVITGRNQAKLDAAAAELSQAGTIRPVLADPATAAGADALIAAVPDIDILVNNLGIYEAKDFTDITDADWHHLFEVNVVSGARLARHYFPKMLAKNWGRILFIASESGLLPPAEMIHYGMTKSAQLAISRGLAEHTRGTGVTVNSVLPGPTRSEGIVEFIRSVVENKDASEAEREAEFFTKLRPLSLIKRLIEADEVGAMTAYLASPLAAATNGAAVKVEGGMVPTIY
- a CDS encoding 2OG-Fe dioxygenase family protein, yielding MSDTDCLPTIDQALEQDGYARLAGADLLRQLDIGAADWAPFARSWDDLGPDLFMADGGRYRRRRHATFRCTAGQFIRQPHQPHYQSRDYNPLNGDVQRWFDPVEDATIALPVTQALLAFCAGHFDPASSGDWHVEMHQFRIEAKPGELGRPTPEGMHRDGVDRVFVMLVERRNVREGVTRIGAADGTPMGEFTLAQPGDAMLIDDHRIFHGVTEIHAVDPAQPAWRDALVITFVANN
- the gor gene encoding glutathione-disulfide reductase, whose translation is MSDYDFDLFVIGAGSGGVRASRVAAAHGAKVAVAEEFRVGGTCVIRGCVPKKLLIYGAHFAEDLKDARRFGWNVPDCGFEWATLRDNVLADVDRLEGLYTNTLNSHKVELIAERVTVTGPHSVKLASGREVTAKVILVATGAWPLIPEVEGAEHGITSNEVFHLDECPKRIVIVGGGYIANEFAGIFHQFGSHVTMVNRGGTLLRGYDEQIRDRLLQISTMKGINFRFNAQMEKIEKKEDGTLCVHFRNGDPVAADIVLFATGRRPHTDGLGLENAGIEIDDKGAIKVDEYSRTSCESIYAVGDVTDRLQLTPVAIREGHAFADTVFGNNPRTVDYSCVPSAVFSHPPLAGVGLTEAQAKNKYGTVKVYTSDFRPMKNVLAGRDERALYKMVVDATTNKVVGLHMIGPDAPEILQAAAVAVKAGLTKQDFDDTVALHPSMAEELVLLK